From a single Aspergillus puulaauensis MK2 DNA, chromosome 2, nearly complete sequence genomic region:
- the rfeF gene encoding putative transcription factor RfeF (COG:S;~EggNog:ENOG410PK4Y;~InterPro:IPR036465,IPR002035), with protein sequence MGFASKIANAQMNSGSGVYGGAPPTGYTGGPPPAGGYQQKPQQPQQQQPQQYQAYSGGSSSGYPPQPPQSAPYPPQNAPYPPGPPGGPPGAPRPQQGPPGGQFGPPGGPGGAPVGPATPQQLDAYRGLLIATIQEKGLQHFYPPDKLDRLVQGLSRDGPAKVNRIVNEFNLPMEIAMDVIKLSLYDIVLYVDDSGSIEFEERGVRKEQLKQILGIVATVASTFDEDGINLRFMNNDFIQNNIRNSQEVEQVISNIRFSGMTPLGTALRAKVLEPLIIGPARASRLQKPVLVISITDGQPAGESQDAVSQGIRNTIDEVSRTPYGRGAVAFQFSQVGNDTRARDFLGSLDEDPSIGGFIDCTSNFEVEQDEMSRANPPVHLTRELWCAKLMLGSIDASYDVKDEASSAPPRPGPPPGQFGGYSQPPAPSYGSSAPYNPGQQAYSPAPYPPSSQAPGGYGQQPPYGQQPPYGQQPPYGQQPPYGQPPQGQPPQPYGQPPQQPPQPYGQQQYGQPPQPPYGQRPPQGPPSGYPGQQPAYGQPPRY encoded by the exons ATGGGA TTCGCCTCCAAGATCGCCAACGCGCAGATGAACTCCGGCTCCGGCGTCTATGGGGGAGCTCCCCCTACCGGATACACGGGCggccctcctcctgctggtGGATAT cagcagaagcctcagcagcctcagcagcagcaacctcAGCAGTATCAGGCTTATTCTGGTGGATCG TCTTCAGGTTATCCCCCTCAGCCGCCTCAGAGCGCACCCTACCCTCCCCAGAATGCACCTTACCCCCCTGGCCCCCCTGGAGGCCCTCCCGGAGCTCCTCGTCCCCAACAGGGGCCTCCCGGAGGTCAGTTCGGACCACCTGGCGGTCCCGGCGGCGCACCTGTTGGGCCTGCCACTCCCCAACAGCTCGACGCGTACCGAGGGCTCCTGATTGCGACAATTCAAGAGAAAGGTCTTCAGCATTTTTACCCTCCTGATAAGCTAGATAGGCTGGTACAAGGCCTTTCTAGAGATGGACCTGCCAAGGTTAACAGGATCGTGAACGAGTTCAATCTGCCTATGGAAATAGCCATGGATGTTATCAAGCTTTCGCTTTATGATATTGTCCTCTACGTTGACGACAGCGGTTCAATCGAGTTCGAGGAGAGAGGCGTGAGAAAGGAGCAGCTGAAGCAAATCCTCGGCATTGTTGCGACGGTGGCATCCACTTTCGATGAGGATGGTATCAACTTACGTTTCATGAACAACGATTTCATCCAAAACAACATTCGCAACTCGCAAGAAGTGGAACAAGTCATTTCCAATATACGTTTCTCCGGTATGACGCCATTAGGGACTGCGCTGAGGGCCAAGGTGCTTGAACCCTTGATCATAGGCCCGGCAAGAGCCAGTCGCCTGCAGAAGCCGGTTCTGGTCATCTCAATTACCGATGGGCAGCCAGCTGGAGAATCTCAGGATGCTGTGTCGCAGGGAATTCGCAACACTATTGATGAGGTTTCGAGGACTCCGTACGGGCGAGGTGCGGTTGCGTTCCAGTTCTCGCAGGTTGGAAATGATACCAGGGCTCGCGACTTCCTCGGCAGTCTGGACGAAGACCCCAGCATTGGTGGCTTTATTGACTGCACATCCA ATTTCGAGGTCGAACAGGACGAAATGTCGCGTGCTAACCCACCTGTCCACTTGACTCGCGAGCTGTGGTGCGCGAAGCTGATGCTTGGTTCTATCGATGCCTCCTATGATGTCAAGGACGAAGCCAGCAGTGCTCCACCCCGTCCAGGGCCTCCTCCGGGCCAGTTCGGCGGCTACAGCCAACCTCCCGCACCAAGCTACGGATCGTCTGCGCCCTACAACCCGGGGCAACAGGCCTACAGTCCCGCACCTTACCCCCCATCCAGCCAAGCACCAGGCGGCTACGGGCAGCAACCGCCATACGGACAACAGCCACCATACGGACAACAACCGCCATACGGGCAGCAGCCGCCATATGGGCAACCACCGCAGGGGCAGCCACCGCAGCCCTACGGCCAGCCGCCGCAACAACCTCCACAGCCTTATGGTCAACAGCAGTACGGTCAGCCACCGCAGCCACCGTATGGACAACGGCCTCCTCAGGGTCCTCCGTCTGGTTACCCGGGTCAGCAACCCGCTTACGGGCAGCCGCCTAGGTACTGA
- the SRP72 gene encoding signal recognition particle subunit SRP72 (COG:U;~EggNog:ENOG410PIXS;~InterPro:IPR013699,IPR011990,IPR031545,IPR026270;~PFAM:PF17004,PF08492;~go_component: GO:0048500 - signal recognition particle [Evidence IEA];~go_function: GO:0005515 - protein binding [Evidence IEA];~go_function: GO:0008312 - 7S RNA binding [Evidence IEA];~go_process: GO:0006614 - SRP-dependent cotranslational protein targeting to membrane [Evidence IEA]) — translation MSTQSLSSLLSRASIDDHEEVLRSCDAALAKSKSDLQAQHVKVVALLKLDRYEDCLRVLEDGGDKLKQKAALEYGYALYKTGNPDVAIDVVSGLADDRGARHLEAQATYRAEKFRRTAEIYQGLARDSVSTANEEHDLRINSWAADAQLQWKGHPESVRHTRPTRDDLEAFETVYNAACLSIAKGEFDQAGILLKRAKELCRTSEDLTPEDRDAELLPIAVQQLYVLICQGKSEEAESILEEISVKEIPELSTRRIGQNNATIARGTSANPYALYKALHEVPDSTNNDKLFDYQHNVITGNLHAVDLLVHKYDGIIRSTSKALSRAPYPSTDASTNLLSVYNAAAHAKGETGAPALKAILAAVERRPKDFGLVLTAVQIYVNLGNTTSAIATLEKSLQLVDESISEQDKEIRFNPGLLSVLIALYRREGRKTQIRSELAKAAAFWRGQATQPPSLLRAAGAALLHSSLTSDSAQAAELFKSLYEKTPDDLFAVAGYVASHAAIDHSQVEAQAKYLPSVDDLISDVDIASLQAAGVSASSSTAAATAAAIAGARKRPAANRDGAVKRIRKSRLPKDFDPSKTADPERWLPLRDRSTYRPRGRKGKQRAAERTQGGVVSEKSEETTPSGAQQQKPQGGGGGGNSKKKKKGKR, via the exons ATGTCCACCCAATCCTTGAGCTCGTTACTCTCCAGGGCGTCCATTGACGATCATGAAGAAGTCCTTCGCTCATGCGATGCTGCGCTAGCCAAATCCAAGTCCGACCTCCAGGCTCAACATGTGAAGGTGGTCGCTTTGTTAAAACTTGACCGCTACGAGGATTGTCTACGTGTTCTCGAAGATGGCGGGGACAAATTGAAGCAGAAGGCTGCCCTGGAATACGGTTATGCTCTATACAAAACCGGAAACCCGGATGTAGCCATTGATGTGGTTTCGGGTCTGGCCGACGACCGGGGCGCACGCCATCTGGAAGCCCAGGCT ACGTACCGGGCCGAGAAATTTCGTCGCACAGCGGAAATATACCAAGGACTCGCTCGGGATTCGGTGTCAACGGCGAACGAGGAGCATGATTTGCGAATTAACTCTTGGGCGGCGGATGCACAATTGCAGTGGAAGGGCCACCCTGAGTCTGTTCGCCATACCAGGCCTACGAGGGACGACCTAGAGGCGTTTGAGACGGTCTATAACGCCGCTTGTCTAAGCATTGCGAAGGGGGAATTCGACCAAGCTGGGATTCTCTTGAAGCGTGCTAAAG AGCTTTGCCGCACTTCAGAGGATCTTACCCCAGAAGATAGAGACGCCGAACTGCTTCCGATtgctgtgcagcagctgtATGTTCTGATCTGCCAAGGGAagtcggaggaggcggagtcCATACTGGAAGAAATATCAGTCAAAGA AATCCCCGAGTTGTCGACGAGAAGAATTGGTCAGAACAATGCTACGATCGCCCGCGGAACGTCGGCAAACCCATATGCTCTCTACAAGGCACTCCACGAAGTGCCCGACTCTACGAATAATGACAAGCTATTCGACTACCAGCATAATGTCATAACGGGCAACCTTCATGCGGTCGACCTTCTTGTCCACAAATATGATGGTATCATTCGATCTACTTCCAAGGCTCTTTCCCGGGCTCCATATCCATCCACAGATGCTAGCACCAACCTCCTATCAGTCTACAACGCAGCGGCGCATGCAAAGGGCGAGACGGGGGCACCAGCGCTAAAGGCAATCCTGGCCGCGGTTGAAAGACGACCAAAAGATTTTGGCCTAGTGCTTACTGCAGTACAAATTTACGTCAACCTGGGCAATACCACGTCCGCAATAGCCACCTTAGAGAAATCGCTCCAGCTCGTCGACGAGTCCATCTCTGAACAGGACAAGGAAATTCGCTTTAATCCCGGCTTGCTAAGCGTTCTTATCGCCCTGTACAGACGCGAGGGCCGAAAGACGCAGATCAGATCCGAACTGGCCAAGGCCGCAGCATTCTGGAGAGGCCAAGCTACCCAGCCCCCATCATTGCTCCGGGCAGCAGGCGCAGCTCTACTGCACTCTTCGCTCACATCGGATTCAGCGCAAGCTGCAGAGTTATTCAAATCTTTGTACGAGAAGACACCAGACGATCTGTTTGCCGTCGCTGGCTATGTAGCCTCCCACGCAGCCATTGACCACTCCCAAGTCGAAGCCCAAGCCAAATACCTCCCCTCGGTTGACGACCTAATTTCcgacgtcgacatcgccTCTCTCCAGGCCGCCGGTGTCTCCGCGTCCTCCTCTACGGCGGCTGCAACGGCGGCTGCAATCGCCGGAGCAAGGAAGCGACCCGCAGCCAACAGAGACGGCGCCGTGAAACGGATCCGCAAGTCCCGTCTCCCCAAGGACTTCGACCCCAGCAAGACTGCTGACCCAGAACGAtggcttcctcttcgtgaTCGATCGACGTACCGGCCCAGAGGCCGCAAGGGCAAACAGCGCGCTGCTGAGCGGACACAGGGAGGAGTGGTCAGCGAGAAATCGGAAGAGACTACGCCCTCTGGagctcagcagcagaagccccaaggtggtggtgggggtggTAActcgaagaaaaagaagaagggaaagcgGTAG
- a CDS encoding Gfo/Idh/MocA family oxidoreductase (COG:S;~EggNog:ENOG410PUMI;~InterPro:IPR036291,IPR000683;~PFAM:PF01408;~go_function: GO:0016491 - oxidoreductase activity [Evidence IEA]), translating to MAEPLHVGILTSGAHPVQTIYLPALNALPKLYTIEAIYSSEPESSSLFPSPCLNEILTSPSINLILNFMPNEYHELYTIAALQAGKHVMVETPVSLSIPSARRILDAEREAPNGARVFVASARRYAPCFESVFKEEVSGMERIHYARLRMIAGPHVAHTATNSTTLAGNNNNNSNSLRVPESGRGTNGYNDYNENTTTRDQNDQKLAASSEDRTARLRGLMEEVFGEDEQPNQERVALSRFLASLGCHDLGLMRDTLGYPDAVSNISVNEPFYSALFHYNGGMSELHPFTLMYETGTDGVPRCDAQLAVYGQNKTVTIHYDLPYARGQPVRVVVEKADERGGLMQTETVSTWEEAYEQELKALYAYLVEGKEAKTTAKDSLQDIKLFQTIFEQYNRQCGTIRTPLG from the coding sequence ATGGCAGAACCCCTCCACGTCGGCATCTTAACATCAGGAgcccatccagtccagacaATTTACCTCCCGGCCCTCAACGCCCTACCAAAACTCTACACCATCGAGGCTATATACTCCTCCGAACCGGAGTCCTCATCTTTATTCCCATCCCCATGCCTAAATGAAATTCTCACGTCCCCTTCCATAAACCTAATCCTCAACTTCATGCCAAATGAGTACCATGAACTCTACACAATCGCCGCCCTCCAAGCAGGCAAACATGTCATGGTCGAAACGCCTGTCAGCTTAAGTATCCCCTCCGCAAGGCGCATCCTCGACGCCGAGCGGGAAGCCCCGAATGGGGCCCGGGTGTTTGTTGCGAGCGCCAGGCGGTACGCACCTTGCTTTGAGAGCGTCTTTAAGGAGGAGGTTTCTGGGATGGAAAGGATCCACTACGCGCGGTTGAGGATGATTGCCGGACCACATGTGGCGCATACGGCGACTAATAGCACTACCCTTGCCggtaacaacaacaacaatagTAATAGCCTGAGGGTCCCAGAATCCGGTAGAGGCACCAATGGCTATAATGACTATAACGAGAATACCACGACACGAGACCAAAACGACCAGAAACTAGCAGCAAGCAGCGAAGACAGAACAGCTCGTCTCCGCGGCCTAATGGAGGAGGTCTTCGGTGAAGATGAACAACCGAACCAAGAGCGTGTTGCGCTGAGCCGCTTCCTTGCCTCGCTGGGTTGTCACGATCTCGGTCTCATGCGAGACACCCTAGGGTACCCTGATGCGGTGTCGAATATCTCCGTTAACGAACCATTCTACTCAGCACTGTTTCACTACAACGGGGGCATGAGCGAACTCCACCCCTTTACGTTAATGTATGAAACCGGGACGGACGGTGTGCCGCGGTGTGATGCGCAATTGGCGGTATATGGACAAAACAAGACAGTAACAATACACTATGACCTGCCGTATGCACGAGGGCAGCCGGTGCGTGTCGTTGTTGAGAAGGCAGATGAGCGCGGAGGGTTGATGCAGACCGAGACGGTGAGTACGTGGGAGGAGGCCTACGAGCAGGAGTTGAAGGCGTTATATGCGTACTTGGTTGAGGGAAAGGAGGCAAAGACGACGGCGAAGGATTCCTTGCAGGATATTAAGCTGTTCCAGACGATATTTGAACAATATAACCGGCAGTGTGGAACAATTCGTACTCCGCTCGGTTAA
- a CDS encoding aminophospholipid-translocating P4-type ATPase DNF3 (COG:P;~EggNog:ENOG410QE8D;~InterPro:IPR018303,IPR023298,IPR023299,IPR001757, IPR023214,IPR006539,IPR036412,IPR008250,IPR032630, IPR032631;~PFAM:PF13246,PF00122,PF16209,PF16212;~TransMembrane:10 (i343-360o366-385i586-608o628-649i1320-1341o1353-1373i1403-1426o1438-1455i1467-1486o1514-1534i);~go_component: GO:0016021 - integral component of membrane [Evidence IEA];~go_function: GO:0000166 - nucleotide binding [Evidence IEA];~go_function: GO:0000287 - magnesium ion binding [Evidence IEA];~go_function: GO:0005524 - ATP binding [Evidence IEA];~go_function: GO:0140326 - ATPase-coupled intramembrane lipid transporter activity [Evidence IEA];~go_process: GO:0015914 - phospholipid transport [Evidence IEA]): MSQPHGSPDSNQDTEQPRIPEDQPSSSDAPSHIPPRPTQPLRSNSLLVAAPGRPSLPPSRTLSDSGRRLSQHQHVRFSTDLERPSEEEQNRQSQWDRRPSSRGLSINTSVANSQGLLSPTSPDANRATRSSLSPRSALSPPSPQSPDSAGRSRSRNRGYSLRRTIFAKNIESHSTPSSPVELGHVTKTEPEEIVEQETVPGPAPRDSIEIEKQDATVTQKSTSASTSTENGLTTFSSDQADLKEGKNLSTNLSYDRWLRRRAAITELKIRVKCILETVRKTVLRIKTIPPSKDGRHIDLDPTRTEILIDERTGKPYAENWIRSSRYSLWSFFPRQFFAQFTKLANFYFLVVAILQMIPGLSTTGKFTTLVPLLIFVGISMGKEGFDDWRRYRLDKEENNRFASVLRPGSNMLSRSVTGETASISSETQDWDSVKWSDIKVGDVIRLKRDQPIPADMALLHADGPNGVAYVETMALDGETNLKNKQPCQSVAKSCGTVEGLCGTSIHFAVEDPNLDLYKFDGNVMVAAGEKTPLTNNEVLYRGSVLRNTERAVGMVIYTGEECKIRMNANKNPRIKMPSLQAKVNRVVMLIVLLVVMLAGACTIAYKFWSRDVESRAWYLQEANVSYGPIFTSFLIMFNTMIPISLYVSMEIVKVAQMLMLNTDIDMYDPESDTPLEARTSTINEELGQVSYVFSDKTGTLTNNTMRFRKMSVAGTAWFHDFDLVDEAAQEGDREKLIHKKRSAKGKKAMIRQSNVSEARGSVARPSMSTFDGARKQGLTVQNTRTTDMLQYIQRKPYTVFARKAKMFILAMALCHTCLPEEDESGNTTFQAASPDELALVTAAQELGYLVHDRQPDTLTVRTFPNGPEAAPVDEVYEIMDVIEFSSTRKRMSVVVRMPDRRICVFCKGADGVLMKLLRRAALAQEKVSDIERRASKRKAAEASQVMRRNSEYRKDSGVRSSFSRPSMTHRRSSVSGRHVSTLRDSIDVWLRDRETDGGLLHRNSDVEYYSPRPSAQLGRQSTALSDSGSSIHDDEDEELVEEALVVNEAAVFERCFQHLNDFATEGLRTLLYAHRYLDDATYQEWKKAYHEASTSLVDRQQRIEKVGQQIEEQLELTGATAIEDKLQKGVPEAIDKLRRANIKLWMLTGDKRETAINVGHSCRLVKDYSTLVVLDQEMGNVGPSIEELTANITSKKVAHSVVVVDGQTLSMIEGDDDLRAPFFRLAILVDSVICCRASPKQKAFLVKSIRQQVQDSVTLAIGDGANDIAMIQEAHVGIGITGKEGLQAARISDYSIAQFRFLLKLLLVHGRWNYMRACKYTLGTFWKEMLFYLTQALYQRWNGYTGTSLYESWSLSMFNTLFTSLAVIFLGIFTKDLSASTLLAVPELYTKGQRHEGFNIRLYLGWTFIATCEAMLVYFIMFGLFGSALFTTGNINDVFSAGLLTFSACVIIINTKLQALEVHNKTYLSLAVFIISVGGWFLWNMILSKQYDTKSGDGIYHVRSNFLLHSGHDLAFWVVLLVTVTAVLIFEISVSSLRANLFPADVDVFQEYEKDLDIRKRFEEAAASELQQGWDHGKKRSSFEIAREDAEMEAREKHVAELLARPRVMSDANKNDSSRGVYVESTSVSASASASASAFGGSTREQEQTVLSDDETAQSNTQGGAGRRRSVEIHELFNKGYGAIRKGHLK; this comes from the coding sequence ATGTCTCAACCGCACGGATCGCCAGATTCAAACCAGGACACCGAGCAGCCGCGCATACCTGAAGATCaaccttcctcctccgatGCGCCCTCACATATTCCTCCCCGGCCGACGCAACCTTTGCGGAGCAATTCCCTGCTCGTAGCAGCTCCAGGGCGACCCTCGCTTCCCCCGTCGCGAACATTGTCGGACTCGGGAAGGAGGTTATCACAGCACCAACATGTCCGATTTTCAACAGACTTGGAGCGCCCTTCTGAAGAGGAACAAAATAGACAGAGTCAGTGGGATCGGCGGCCATCGTCTAGAGGACTTTCAATAAACACAAGTGTCGCGAATTCCCAGGGCCTTTTGTCTCCTACCTCCCCCGATGCCAACCGCGCAACACGCTCCTCCCTTTCACCGCGCTCAGCGctttcccctccatctccgcagAGCCCGGATAGTGCTGGCCGCTCCCGCTCTCGAAATCGTGGATACTCGCTGCGCCGAACGATATTTGCGAAGAATATCGAATCGCACTCAACTCCCTCGTCGCCTGTTGAACTGGGACACGTTACCAAGACGGAACcggaggagattgtggagCAGGAAACGGTACCAGGTCCTGCTCCGAGAGACTCGATCGAGATTGAGAAACAAGACGCTACTGTCACGCAAAAGTCGACATCGGCCTCGACTTCTACAGAAAATGGTCTCACCACATTTTCCTCCGATCAGGCGGATCTCAAAGAAGGCAAGAACCTTTCTACAAATTTATCCTATGATCGATGGCTCAGGAGGAGAGCCGCTATCACTGAGTTAAAGATTCGCGTGAAGTGCATTCTGGAAACTGTTCGCAAGACAGTTCTTCGAATAAAGACAATCCCACCTAGCAAGGATGGCCGTCATATTGACCTCGACCCAACGCGAACGGAAATTTTAATTGATGAGAGAACCGGGAAACCATACGCGGAAAATTGGATTCGGTCTAGTCGCTATAGTTTATGGAGTTTCTTCCCTCGCCAGTTTTTCGCCCAATTCACTAAGCTAGCCAACTTCTACTTCTTGGTGGTTGCTATCCTGCAGATGATCCCTGGCTTGAGTACGACAGGTAAATTCACCACGCTGGTGCCGCTTCTTATCTTTGTTGGTATCTCCATGGGCAAGGAAGGGTTCGATGATTGGCGCCGTTACCGATTGGATAAGGAAGAAAATAACCGTTTCGCATCGGTACTTCGTCCAGGGTCGAATATGCTTTCTCGGTCCGTTACCGGCGAAACTGCATCCATTTCCAGCGAGACACAGGATTGGGATTCGGTCAAGTGGAGCGACATCAAAGTAGGTGATGTGATTCGATTGAAACGCGATCAACCCATACCTGCAGATATGGCTTTGCTTCACGCAGACGGGCCTAATGGTGTGGCCTACGTGGAAACCATGGCgctggatggggagacaAATCTCAAAAACAAACAGCCATGCCAATCTGTGGCAAAGTCATGTGGAACTGTGGAGGGTCTCTGTGGTACCTCTATACACTTTGCCGTGGAGGATCCCAATCTTGATTTGTATAAATTCGATGGAAATGTGATGGTGGCTGCTGGAGAGAAAACGCCGTTGACCAACAATGAAGTTTTGTACCGTGGTAGTGTCCTTCGTAACACCGAACGGGCAGTGGGAATGGTTATCTACACGGGCGAGGAGTGCAAGATTCGAATGAACGCGAATAAGAACCCTCGCATCAAAATGCCTTCTCTCCAGGCCAAGGTCAACCGAGTGGTCATGCTCATCGTCCTtttggtggtgatgttggcTGGTGCCTGTACAATTGCTTACAAGTTCTGGTCAAGGGATGTTGAAAGCCGCGCTTGGTACCTACAGGAAGCCAACGTGAGCTACGGACCCATTTTCACTTCGTTCCTGATCATGTTCAACACGATGATTCCAATCTCGCTTTACGTGAGTATGGAAATCGTTAAGGTGGCACAGATGCTCATGCTGAACACCGACATCGACATGTACGACCCCGAGTCTGATACGCCGCTTGAAGCCCGGACATCAACGATCAACGAGGAACTCGGCCAAGTGAGCTACGTTTTCTCAGACAAAACCGGAACATTGACAAACAACACCATGCGTTTCCGGAAAATGAGCGTGGCTGGAACTGCGTGGTTCCATGActttgatctcgtcgatgaAGCCGCACAAGAAGGAGACCGGGAGAAGTTGATCCACAAAAAAAGAAGCGCCAAAGGCAAGAAAGCGATGATCCGACAGTCAAACGTATCCGAAGCTCGAGGGTCTGTCGCTAGGCCGTCCATGTCGACATTCGATGGAGCTCGCAAGCAAGGGTTAACTGTGCAGAATACCCGAACTACTGATATGCTGCAATACATCCAGCGCAAGCCGTACACTGTTTTCGCTCGGAAGGCTAAGATGTTTATCCTCGCCATGGCTCTCTGCCACACCTGTCTtccggaggaggatgaatcCGGCAACACAACGTTCCAGGCTGCCTCGCCAGATGAGCTTGCGTTGGTCACGGCCGCGCAAGAGCTAGGTTATTTAGTTCACGACCGACAGCCAGATACATTGACTGTCAGGACATTCCCCAATGGACCGGAAGCAGCACCCGTCGACGAGGTTTACGAGATTATGGATGTGATTGAATTTTCCAGCACCCGGAAACGCATGTCGGTTGTCGTTCGGATGCCAGACCGACGGATTTGCGTATTCTGCAAAGGTGCTGACGGCGTGTTGATGAAGCTTCTGAGGCGGGCTGCCCTTGCACAGGAAAAAGTGAGCGACATTGAGCGCCGCGCGAGCAAGCGCAAGGCAGCAGAAGCGAGCCAGGTCATGAGGAGGAACAGCGAGTACCGCAAGGACAGCGGAGTCCGCAGCAGTTTCAGCCGACCGAGCATGACACATCGCCGCTCTAGTGTTTCTGGCAGACATGTGTCTACGCTAAGAGACAGCATTGATGTTTGGCTTCGTGATCGCGAGACGGATGGCGGCCTCTTGCACAGAAACAGCGACGTTGAGTACTACAGCCCTAGACCTTCTGCCCAGTTAGGGCGGCAGTCGACGGCGCTGTCCGACTCTGGTAGCTCTATtcacgacgatgaagatgaagagctgGTAGAGGAGGCGCTGGTTGTCAACGAAGCCGCTGTTTTTGAGCGCTGCTTCCAGCACCTGAACGACTTTGCGACGGAGGGACTCCGAACGCTGCTATATGCTCACAGATACTTGGACGACGCAACATACCAAGAATGGAAAAAAGCATACCATGAAGCTTccaccagccttgtcgaCCGACAACAGCGAATTGAGAAGGTCGGCCAACAGATTGAGGAACAGCTTGAGTTGACTGGTGCTACGGCCATCGAGGACAAACTTCAAAAAGGCGTTCCGGAGGCAATCGACAAGCTACGTCGAGCAAATATCAAGCTGTGGATGCTTACCGGAGACAAGCGAGAAACGGCTATCAATGTTGGCCATTCCTGCCGCCTCGTGAAGGACTACTCCACCCTCGTGGTTCTCGACCAGGAAATGGGCAACGTGGGACCATCGATTGAGGAGCTGACCGCGAATATCACAAGTAAAAAGGTGGCTCACTCTGtggttgtcgttgatggCCAAACGTTGTCCATGATTGAAGGGGATGATGATCTTCGCGCGCCCTTCTTCAGGCTTGCTATTCTCGTCGACTCCGTTATTTGCTGTCGTGCCAGCCCGAAACAGAAGGCTTTCTTAGTCAAGTCGATTCGTCAGCAGGTGCAGGATTCAGTCACTTTGGCAATTGGTGATGGGGCCAATGATATCGCCATGATCCAGGAGGCTCACGTTGGCATTGGTATCACAGGTAAAGAGGGTCTCCAAGCAGCGCGTATCTCGGACTACTCGATCGCGCAATTCAGGTTCTTGCTGAAGCTACTTCTGGTCCATGGACGGTGGAACTATATGCGGGCGTGCAAATATACTCTGGGAACATTCTGGAAGGAAATGTTGTTCTACCTTACGCAGGCTCTCTACCAGCGATGGAACGGATACACTGGGACGAGTTTGTATGAATCCTGGAGTCTGAGCATGTTCAACACCCTCTTTACTTCCTTGGCTGTTATTTTCCTGGGTATCTTCACGAAAGATCTCTCCGCGTCAACCCTCCTCGCCGTGCCAGAACTCTATACCAAGGGCCAGCGCCATGAGGGCTTCAATATCCGACTCTATCTCGGTTGGACATTCATCGCCACTTGCGAAGCAATGCTCGTCTACTTTATCATGTTCGGTCTCTTTGGCAGTGCTCTCTTCACAACAGGTAACATCAACGACGTTTTCTCCGCTGGCCTCCTCACCTTCTCAGCCTGCGTTAttatcatcaacaccaaactcCAAGCCCTTGAAGTGCACAACAAAACCTACCTCTCCCTTGCCGTCTTCATCATTTCCGTCGGGGGCTGGTTCCTCTGGAACATGATTCTCTCTAAGCAATACGACACCAAGTCCGGCGACGGGATCTACCACGTCCGCtccaacttcctcctccactctGGCCACGATCTCGCCTTCTGGGTTGTGCTCCTCGTCACCGTCACGGCGGTCCTAATCTTCGAgatctccgtctcctcgctTCGCGCCAATCTCTTCCCTGCAGACGTCGACGTCTTCCAAGAGTACGAGAAAGATTTGGACATCCGGAAACGCTTCGAGGAAGCTGCCGCCTCAGAACTCCAACAGGGCTGGGAccatgggaagaagagatccAGCTTCGAGATCGCGCGTGAGGATGCAGAGATGGAGGCCCGTGAGAAACACGTTGCGGAACTCCTGGCAAGACCTAGAGTCATGAGCGATGCAAACAAGAACGACTCCTCGCGCGGCGTATACGTGGAGTCTACCTCTGTTTCCGCATccgcttcggcttcggcttcggcattTGGCGGATCAACCCGCGAGCAAGAGCAAACTGTCCTGTCTGATGACGAGACAGCACAGAGCAACACCCAAGGAGGGGCTGGGCGCAGACGTTCAGTGGAGATCCATGAGCTATTCAATAAGGGATACGGGGCGATTAGGAAGGGTCATCTCAAGTGA